In Oncorhynchus nerka isolate Pitt River linkage group LG21, Oner_Uvic_2.0, whole genome shotgun sequence, the following are encoded in one genomic region:
- the LOC115142509 gene encoding lysozyme G-like: protein MGSHEMARELPYMNNYKSIIKRVGHNHGVEPSIIAGIISRETRAGTGAGLVNGWGDNGNAFGLMQVDKNWHVPLGRWDSEEHLSQATGILVGIIGSVQRKFPSWTKEQQLRGGLAAYNVGLDNVHCYSRVDERTTGRDYSMDVLTRAQFYRCNGY from the exons ATGG GATCTCATGAAATGGCAAGAGAACTGCCATACATGAACAACTATAAGTCCATCATAAAGCGAGTGGGGCATAACCATGGAGTGGAGCCATCCATCATAGCTGGGATCATCTCACGAGAGACCAGGGCTGGGACAGGAGCAGGACTGGTCAATGGTTGGGGGGACAATGGAAATGCATTTGGACTCATGCAG GTTGACAAAAACTGGCACGTTCCACTGGGGAGATGGGACAGTGAGGAACATCTGAGTCAAGCAACTGGGATACTCGTTGGTATAATTGGATCGGTTCAGAGAAAATTCCCTTCATGGACCAAAGAGCAGCAGCTGAGAG GAGGGTTAGCAGCCTACAATGTGGGGCTGGATAATGTCcactgttacagtagagtggatgaGAGGACCACTGGGAGGGACTACTCCATGGATGTTCTTACCAGAGCTCAATTTTACAGATGTAATGGTTATTAA